A single genomic interval of Rhea pennata isolate bPtePen1 chromosome 5, bPtePen1.pri, whole genome shotgun sequence harbors:
- the CHRM5 gene encoding muscarinic acetylcholine receptor M5, with translation MEVNLLSNSTVVNRSSINHKQLEGHSLWEVITIATVTAVVSLMTIVGNILVMISFKVNSQLKTVNNYYLLSLACADLIIGIFSMNLYTSYILIGHWSLGSLACDLWLALDYVASNASVMNLLVISFDRYFSITRPLTYRAKRTPKRAGIMIGLAWLISFILWAPVILCWQYFVGERTVPPEECQIQFLYEPIITFGTAIAAFYIPVSVMTILYCRIYKETEKRTKDLAELQGSESVAEFEMIKPQKALLKSCFSCKQQNLVKRERCQASWSSSSRSTSATVKASQAVSTCNDWSKADQLTTCSSYASSEEEDKLATDSVFQVTYKSPDKGKAEEFIERERKDVVVKDQPEENDFETQKYFLSPAKGNVQKSKKCVAYKFRLVVKADGMQEANNGCRNVKITPCAAALSKDPSIKSMDPNISNQITKRKRMVLIKERKAAQTLSAILLAFIITWTPYNIMVLISTFCSDCIPLTLWHLGYWLCYVNSTVNPICYALCNKTFRKTFKMLLFCQWKKKKMEEKLYWQGNTRLP, from the coding sequence ATGGAAGTAAATTTACTCAGCAATTCAACTGTTGTAAACAGATCATCCATCAACCATAAGCAGTTAGAAGGGCATAGCCTCTGGGAAGTCATTACTATTGCCACTGTAACTGCAGTTGTAAGCTTAATGACCATAGTGGGCAATATTCTTGTAATGATATCATTCAAAGTTAACAGTCAACTCAAAACTGTTAACAACTATTACTTACTCAGCCTTGCCTGTGCAGATCTTATCATTGGAATATTTTCTATGAACCTTTACACATCTTATATACTCATAGGACATTGGTCTCTTGGAAGTCTAGCATGTGACTTGTGGCTAGCGCTGGATTATGTAGCTAGCAATGCCTCAGTAATGAACCTCCTAGTCATCAGTTTTGACAGATACTTTTCCATAACAAGACCTTTAACTTACAGGGCTAAACGCACACCCAAGAGGGCTGGTATCATGATTGGTTTAGCTTGGttaatttcattcattttgtggGCACCTGTAATCTTGTGCTGGCAGTATTTTGTGGGTGAACGAACTGTACCACCTGAAGAATGCCAGATACAGTTTTTATATGAGCCCATTATCACCTTTGGTACTGCAATTGCTGCTTTCTACATCCCAGTGTCAGTGATGACTATTTTATATTGCCGCATCTATAAAGAGACTGAGAAACGTACTAAGGACCTTGCTGAACTTCAAGGTTCTGAGTCTGTTGCAGAGTTTGAGATGATAAAGCCTCAGAAAGCTCTCCTGAAGTCTTGCTTCAGTTGTAAGCAGCAAAACTTAGTCAAAAGAGAGAGATGCCAGGCTTCATGGTCTTCGTCTAGTAGAAGTACATCTGCTACAGTAAAGGCATCTCAGGCAGTGAGTACTTGTAATGACTGGTCTAAAGCTGACCAATTAACCACCTGCAGCAGCTATGCATCTTCAGAAGAAGAGGATAAACTTGCCACTGATTCAGTTTTCCAAGTAACTTACAAAAGTCCAGATAAAGGTAAAGCAGAAGAGTTTATTGAAAGGGAGCGTAAGGATGTTGTTGTCAAAGACCAacctgaagaaaatgattttgagaCCCAGAAATACTTTCTATCACCTGCCAAAGGCAATgtacaaaaaagtaaaaaatgcgTGGCCTATAAATTCCGCTTGGTGGTTAAGGCTGATGGCATGCAGGAAGCCAACAATGGTTGCCGTAATGTAAAAATAACTCCTTGTGCTGCTGCTCTATCAAAGGATCCTTCCATTAAAAGCATGGATCCAAATATAAGTAACCAAATcaccaaaaggaaaaggatggtTCTTATAAAGGAACGCAAAGCAGCACAGACTTTAAGTGCCATTCTTTTGGCTTTTATCATTACCTGGACTCCCTACAATATAATGGTTTTAATCTCCACATTCTGCTCTGACTGCATCCCCCTAACACTCTGGCACCTTGGATATTGGCTGTGCTATGTGAATAGCACTGTTAACCCCATTTGTTATGCACTTTGCAACAAAACTTTCAGGAAGACTTTTaagatgctgcttttctgtcagtggaaaaagaaaaaaatggaggagaagCTGTACTGGCAGGGCAATACCAGATTGCCGTAA
- the LOC134141497 gene encoding fibrinogen-like protein 1-like protein, whose amino-acid sequence MLLKSSAGFIVLLLSHCTASASTKEAVALANAHLLPQRGSERLANISDEVYPRDCFEIFQRSSGSSKDGLYIIQPKEDPIVVYCNMQDGGWTVIQHITANSTVDFDRTWQDYKYGFGSVQDNYWLGNEYMHQLTSSSTQYILGVKLVDLNAEIKWGQYEPFLIEDEESQYRIRVGLYQGNATDALTLDTEAYLHDNQKFTTKDRDNDNFFQNCAKLEHNGIAGGGWWYDACAGANLNRRDVIYWQKDCNRIRVCKFAWMMIKPIDRGLSYITESCPCQKDEL is encoded by the exons ATGCTGTTGAAGAGTTCAGCGGGATTTAttgtgctgctgctctctcacTGCACTGCATCAGCGAGCACCAAAGAGGCAGTGGCCTTGGCTAATGCTCACCTTCTCCCCCAAAGAGGCTCTGAGAGACTGGCTAACATCAGTGACGAAG tCTACCCAAGGGATTGCTTTGAGATTTTTCAGCGCTCCTCAGGAAGTTCCAAAGATGGTCTTTATATCATCCAACCAAAGGAAGACCCAATTGTTGTCTATTGTAATATGCAGGATGGTGGCTGGACAGTTATCCAGCACATTACAGCCAATAGTACTGTTGACTTCGACAGGACCTGGCAGGATTACAAGTATGGATTTGGCTCCGTTCAAGACAACTACTGGTTAGGAAATGAATACATGCATCAGTTAACTAGCAGTTCCACACAGTATATACTTGGAGTCAAGCTTGTAGACCTAAATGCTGAAATCAAATGGGGACAGTATGAACCATTCCTTATTGAAGATGAAGAGTCTCAATACCGAATCAGGGTTGGTCTGTACCAAGGCAATGCCACTGATGCTCTGACCCTGGATACAGAAGCTTATCTCCATGACAACCAGAAGTTCACCACCAAGGACAGAGACAATGATAATTTCTTCCAGAACTGCGCTAAATTAGAACACAACGGCATTgcaggaggaggctggtggTATGACGCGTGCGCTGGCGCAAATCTGAACCGTAGGGACGTGATATACTGGCAGAAGGACTGCAACAGGATACGTGTGTGCAAGTTTGCATGGATGATGATCAAACCCATTGACCGTGGCTTGTCATATATAACTGAGTCTTGTCCATGTCAGAAAGACGAACTGTAG